ACAGATGTTTATTCTCAGATACACAATTCAGTTACATATGTGAATGGGCTGATGGGAGAAATTTTGAATTTTCAGAATTATTTTTCAAAGACTTTTTCAAGGTCATTGATTTTTTTATGAGACCACTTCTTACCTGTGTGAGTTTTTAAGAATTACTATGATATGGgcttttatttttcataattttatgGTTATTTATTGCATGTATGATGTGCTCATATTTTTCTTTgccaaaaaatatgaagaaatatatattgttCCAATTTTAACTGCATTGATATGCATTTCATGCACATTCTGATGCACTGTGAGAAGAGCTCGGAGCAGCTAGCAGGCAACATCAGTTATCATGTGGTGTCATCTCATGTTAGCTCATTGTGCTCTCAGATACCATCAAAGATAGGAAGCCACCaacaagggaggtatattaccagtactatgcGCCTGGGCagtagggttagtgatggctgcataatgAACCAGCACTGAAGTGGATGCAAGTTGCACTCAGAtagttgttttttctttctgtctgacccacatgtggattgctgacattctgtccatgaacatccacaaacatacaggctTTCCTAGTCACacatacttgacaacacttagctCATACTTCGTAACTGTAGActttcctgctgtgagcactatATGCTAGCCATGTCTTTTTGGCAAAACGGTAGGAGCAACGGCCAGAGGCActtggaaggagcattaggtagaagtagtaggtaggaacattcatTTGGGAGAATTAGGTAGATGtagcaggttggaacattaggtagacacactaggtagaagtagtcgaTAGGAATGTTAGCTAAGAGCTTCTGGAAATATTGTATTAGGGTTACCCTCTGTCAGTTGCTTGTTAAGGATGAGatactaaaggctaaaaagtgacactggagttcaccagttgtggagactcttttgccatggccatccccttgagggagttctaagagaactggtgtcagagatatagtgTTAGATATCAcctgcttccttttttttttactttttttttcctaaataccTAGCCAGTTGCCTCTATGTGGATGTACCAAGGAGTAAGTGAAGCATTTCCATAAAAGGCAAGTTAGCCATTATCAAATGGGTAGAATATTGTGATTGGCTGTATGGTGTAACCTATGCTTCAATGGGTCAGTGAGTCTGCAAATCATACTATACATGCTGCATCCTAGATTAAGGATACTATTTCTCTGGCTTTGCCAGCATATGCtatgttatgtgtatatatatatttttctttttttctttcaaactattcgccatttccctgcattagcgaggtagcgttaagaacagaggactgggcctttgagggaataccctcacctggcccaattctctgttccttcttttggaaaataaaaaaaaaaccgagaggggaggatttccagccccccgctccctccccttttagtcgccttctacgacacgcagggaatacgtgggaagtactcttaatcccctatccccagggataatatatatatatatatatatatatatatatatatatatatatatatatttttttttttttttttttttttgctgtctcccgcgtttgcgaggtagcgcaaggaaacagacgaaagaaatggtccaacccacccccatacacatgtatatacatacgtccacacacgcaaatatacatacctacacatctttccatggtttaccccagacgcttcacatgccctcattcaatccactgacagcacgtcaagcccagtataccacatcgatccaattcactctattccttgccctcctttcaccctcctgcatgttcaggccccgatcacacaaaatctttttcactccatctttccacctccaatttggtctcccacttctcctcgttccctccacctccgacacatatatcctcttggtcaatctttcctcactcattctctccatgtgcccaaaccatttcaaaacaccctcttctgctctctcaaccacgctctttttatttccacacatctctcttacctttatgttacttactcgatcaaaccacctcacaccacacattgtcctcaaacatctcatttccagcacatccaccctcctgcgcacaactctatccatagcccacgcctcgcaaccatacaacattgttggaaccattattccttcaaacatacccatttttgctttccgagataatgttctcgacttccacacattcttcaaggctcccaggattttcgccccctcccccaccctatgatccacttccgcttccatggttccatccgctgccagatccactcccagatatctaaaacactttacttcctccagtttttctccattcaaacttacctcccaattgacttgaccctcaaccctactgtacctaataaccttgctcttattcacatttactcttaactttcttctttcacacactttaccaaactcagtcaccagcttctgcagtttttcacatgaatcagccaccagcgctgtatcatcagcgaacaacaactgactcacttcccaagctctctcatccccaacagacttcatactttcccctctttccaaaactcttgcattcacctccctaacaaccccgtccataaacaaattaaacaaccatggagacatcacacacccctgccgcaaacctacattcactgagaaccaatcactttcctctcttcctacacgtacacatgccttacatcctcgataaaaacttttcactgcttctaacaactttcctcccacaccatatattcttagtaccttccacagagcatctctatcaactctatcatatgccttctccagatccataaatgctacatacaaatccatttgcttttctaagtatttctcacatacattcttcaaagcaaacacctgatccacacatcctctaccacttctgaaaccatatatatatatatatatatatatatatatatatatatatatatatatatatatatatatatccctggggataggggagaaagaatacttcccacgtattccctgcgtgtcgtagaaggcgactaaaagggaagggagcggggggctggaaatcctcccctctctcttttttttttttccaaaggaaggaacagagaagggggctggatgaggatgtttcctcagaggcccagtcctctgttcttaacgctacctcgctgacgctggaaatggcaaatagtatgaaaaaaaaaaaaaatatatatatatatatatatatatatatatatatatatatatatatatatatatatatatataatgtgtgtgtgtgtgtgtgtgttatccctggggataggggagaaagaatacttcccacgtattccctgcgtgttgtagaaggcgactaaaaggggagggagcggggggctggaaatcctcccctctcattatttttttttatttccaaaagaaggaacagagaagggtgctaggtgaggatattccctcaaagtcccagttctctgttcttaatgctacctcgctaacgcgggaaatggtgaatagtttgaaagaaaagtgtgtgtgtgtgtgagtatgtgggcatttatgtatatatatgtggatatgagtggatgggccattctttgtctgtttcctggcgctacctcgcttatgcaggaAGCAGCAATTatttataataaatgaaatataaatatatgtgtgtgtgtgtgtatgagtttaaCTGATAGTTatgtgtgatattttttatatttcagtGCAAAATAGGATCTGAAGTTGCAATCCGAGCTGGAGGAGACTTCTTTTATGCTCCAGAGATTGGTAACCCGCCTCATGACCTCCTGCtaatagctggtggtgttggtataaACCCTCTTGCGTCCATGTTCTTCCATGCAAGTAGTTTGCACCAACTTCATGAAGAGAACAAAGAAGAATACCGTCCTGGGAGGATTTTGCTGATGTATTCTGCCAAGACTTATGAAGAATTACTTTATAAAGTAAGTATTGTGCAACCAAATATGAATTGAGCTTATATATGAGTTGAAAGCTGTAAGTTCttgatatatacacaaacacccacagtcATGGGAAAGTTGAAAAAGGGTAAGGAATACAGACATAAGTCAAAGGTTATGAGATGTCAAAAGAGGCTAGAGAGCAAAATAATTTTGCCCTGTCACTGCATCTGAAAGTTCACTTATTCTAAGGGTTGAAAATGTCGGACTGAAAATAAAGTGTATAAATTCAAATGGATTAGTAGTAAATGACAAGAGTTTGAGATCAAGGACAGAAATAGGGAAAGTAATCCTGTAGTTTTTTGAGTAGTGGAGACAAAGCTCACTAAAAAGATAAGGTTTGTTCCCCACTTATCTAGAGATGCATGATAACAAGGAGGGGATTGACTTTCTTAATAAGAGAGCATTAAGTTTAAGAGAATATCACTGGATGAACCATTCAAACTTTACACAATAAGGAGAATAACAGTAGGAAAGAATTTAATAGGGGTGTTGATAATTCATAAACCTCCAAAGAATCTTTATGGATCAGAAAAAATTTTCAGAGATAAGAATGAAGGAACAATCTTGATGACAAAGCAAGAAGTGAGACATGCACATCCCAGGGATGGTGAAATTTTGATGATAAGGGATTTCAGGTATAAAGAGAAACTGAAAGATCTCAGCGTGTATACTGGAAAATTTCCTCTGTCAACTTGTCAATGAGCATACTATATCTTTGCATGTATTGATATGGAAATTGAGAATGTTAGGTATCATACACAATATGGAAAAAGTGATTATGAAATCTTTGAATGTGATGTAATAAGTGAGGATGTAAAAGAGCATAggaaatataatcatggaaactacacatagacaaaaaaaatgagaatgtaAATTGTGAAATGGAGTATCAGAGTACCAGATAAATGGAATATGCTAACTGATGAAACTCAAATCTGAAAAGGTTATGATAGTAGAGCAAGTACATGAGACTGGGcttcatgagtgtagaactccttccttgTACTTACAAGTAAGTAATTACCAATAGATGATCACATGCActtatatatatgcaagtatactctacatacatatgtacatacagcttttattccttccttccttaattGTTTAGTCAAGAATTTTCATCATGTTGAATGGTAAATCATTGGTATTTTTCTTACAGCCTCGGTTAGATTTCATCTCAGCCAGTATGCCAGAGACTGAAATCAGCTATTTTATAACAAGAGAAGCTCCACCAAAATCTTCTCATATTACTTGTAAGTAACCTGTATAGCACTCCAATACAGTTTTGATTTCATAACAATGTTGCATTTTTGTTGTCATTATAATTGTGAAGCATCTGCATGAGAGAACTTTGACGCTGTAGTTAGCAAGAGGTTACAGGAGGTCATGTAAGATGTAACTGAAAAGAGCTGGAGAAAACATGCTTCTTGGAGGTCTCCATTGTAGAACCTGAAGATTGTGAAGGAGAATCCTTTGCCTGTGACTCTGGCTTTGTGACTAGCTTTGAAGTTGGATAaactttttttccattatttttgttAAATTACGAGTACCTATGATGGGATTGTGCTAGGCAGAGTGTTAGGACTGGCATGAAACTTCCTCTGTGTGTCTTTGTTGTTTAGTGATATTGTTTTTCTCAGCCACAACTCTCCTCTTGTAGTTGTCTGTCTGAAGTTCATCAGGGATTAACTTCATCTATGAATCtagttattttttttaatgtttttgtactctccatgcatgtttcttatttgtCTTGGTGCTGTGTTCCTTTTCATCAACAAGTGATGATACAGTCTCCTGAAGGTGTCTATTCACTTTCAGTATAACCTCAAACAGGTGGAGTCGGGTTACAATTCAGTAGTATATATCTCATGAGATATAATTGAATTATAGTCCTTTAAATATCAAAATGACTATTGTTAGTACAGTATTTTAGGAAGACCATTGAacatattttgaaatgaaaataatctttttttcttacctGATGGCCTTTATCCACATTGGCGAGGTATCAAAATAAATATTGTTAATATAGTATTTTTGAAAATCCTTTGAACTTTTAAAATTAAACATTCTTTGTAATAATGTTTTGAGGCAGTACAGTAAATTGCACAATTGGTAGGATGGCCACAAAAGATAAGGTCAGAGTGCTATGATTTAACATGAATGACCTTAGTAACACTCCATTTGAAAGCAAAACATTGCCGGGAATTTGTTGTCATTTGTAAAAACTGGTTAGGTCCACAATAATGTGAACAATGGAAAATTTTACTGTTATACCGACAAAGGAAGATACCATTCTGTGAAAGAAATGATATCTAGCTAAAACATTGTGGAAAATTTTATTCTACTAAAGAGAAAGTATATAGCAGTTGTAAACATTTTTAAAATCTAGCTGACACAGTAGATAGTGAAGAGGCTTTCTATATAATCTCAGTACAATGATTGTACCTTAATGCAAATGGCACAGGCAGACCACATTCTTCTTTGTTCTTTCCCACACTCTCTTCATTTACTCAGACTTGCACACCTGTTttatgtgatggtggatggtgtacTTCTTGCACATTAAGCCAAATGCGCAAGAAGTAAAAGTTTCAGCAAGATGTAAGGGGTCCCTATACCCATTGCTTAAGGGATATAGGAAAAAGGGGGAATCATTCTGTATTACTCAGCCAACAGCACTAATCATTTATAGATTGTAATTAGTAATAAAAAGGAGCAAAATTCGTTCTTTTTTATAGAGAAAAATAATTTTGCAGCTCCCAGTGTTTGGTTTATACTAAGTTATTCACTCATTTTGTGAACAGATGGCCGTATAACACAAGAAACTCTGAAGTCTGCCCTTGAGTCTTTGGACACATCATCTTTGAAAACTTTCGTGTGTGGACCACCGCCTATGATTGAAGAAATCAATGATCATCTTTTAGCCTGTGGTTTGTTACAAAATCAAGTCCTTTACGAAAAGTGGTGGTGATTTTTAGTGTGTTCTTTCATTATATCTTTTCTGTCTTGGTGGATTCAAAGACTATGCTATAAAGTTCAACAGATTTAATTCAAGTGTTTTCTGTTTAACTTATGAATTGTATAGATACGTTTGTACATAATAAActgtatattttgtaattagtaaGAACAATAAAAGAGAGAACAATTTCCATTCTCTCTTACAAAGGGAGTATATTTCTTATCTATTCAAGTGTGTGTTAGCTATGTGCAGTGAAAACCCTGAATTACTCTTTTACGATAAAGCAGCTTCCTAAGAAGTATTGACCTAGATTTTAATCATTTAATCTTTTTGGTCCACAGTTAGTTTTGTGCCTTCTCCCAACACATAAAAGTTAATCTTTTAATGAAAAGATACACAAAATTTTGGAAACAAATATTGTTTCATGAATTGAGACTTGACTGTTCTTAGTTTAGGAAGAACACTTCATTGTCATAGGCACAATAAATATTTCATAACATTTTATTATTTACATAAGTACaaaaaaatgttatatttttCGTATGATTTAAGCTTGCATTGTTTCGAAAGACAGTACTTACAGGACTGGCCATTTCTAAATATGAGCTGAGTGGGTGCAGTGTGGCTGTGGGTGCAGTAAGGATGTAGCAGGAGCATGGCAGTGGTTGCTACTGGTGGGATGACCATTACAAAAGTGGCATGTCCCTAAATAAGGCCTACAACCACCCACCATGGTCACAAGCAGTTACCTTAACGAAGGACTGTAGCACCCTGCTGCATTTGCCTTGATTTAGGACATTACCTCTGAAAGGTCTAATGAAGACTACAGATGATTGTGTAATTTAGATCTAATTATAAAAAAGCACTTTCTCAGTTATGTTGGTGACATGTTCATGATGGGATGATATTTGTTAATTTAATCTGGTGGCTAATGACtttttcaatatcttatcatCGTATCCTTGTGGTTATGATgctagtaaaaagaaaaaacctatGGCAAGGTTGTATCAGTGTTATAGGGTGAAAATGAGACAGTCTtcttgaagaacttctcactccaaaggtgtccatcatttctctgctactgattgtagtgctgccttgaagctgcaggatccctTTGAAAGGAGACATAGGGACATTTAATCAAAAGTGTtcggttattagtgaaagaaaaacaagggaacaaatgggaacattgatgaaggggacaGATAGGGCAGGTGAGAtgaagaggtgagggagtgagtactttgaaagatttttgaatgtgtttgatgatatgatggcagatgtagggtgtttgggttggggaggtatgtgaaatgagtcatgacaagtggtttactgaaaagagaagaggtggtgaaagccttacttaggatgaaatgtggttggaatggatggtattacagGTGAATTTCATAAGaatggaggtgactgtgttggttgGTTAAATAGGATTGTTAATGTgtatatggatcatagtgaggtgcttgGGGATTAGTGGAATGCCTGTAATAGTGCCACTATTTAAAtacaagggagataaaggtgagagtttggATTActgaggcatatgtttgttgatagtacctggtaagttgtacgtAAGAGAGGTTGGTGGCATGCATGGAGCGTTAGACTGGGGAGAACTTTGTCTGTagatttatggctctggagaaagcatatgattggattga
This sequence is a window from Panulirus ornatus isolate Po-2019 chromosome 11, ASM3632096v1, whole genome shotgun sequence. Protein-coding genes within it:
- the LOC139751291 gene encoding oxidoreductase NAD-binding domain-containing protein 1-like; amino-acid sequence: MHENMKMGLKLLRRGFGVQRNLMSRFFSTASPKEDASINPIVREEGTGKHLKITAKNTRFPVVAQAVVTDIRAESPTVRGLTLRVDNSIFSFKAGQWIDLFIPGIETVGGFSMYSCPCQLTHTGTIDLGIKFSRWPPAYWVHDQCKIGSEVAIRAGGDFFYAPEIGNPPHDLLLIAGGVGINPLASMFFHASSLHQLHEENKEEYRPGRILLMYSAKTYEELLYKPRLDFISASMPETEISYFITREAPPKSSHITYGRITQETLKSALESLDTSSLKTFVCGPPPMIEEINDHLLACGLLQNQVLYEKWW